The following proteins are co-located in the Polymorphospora rubra genome:
- a CDS encoding ABC transporter substrate-binding protein produces MLLPLAACGGGDGGVPTINLYYPPEQNLQTVIDNCNEQAQGRYRIEYRVLPRGADDQRVQMVRRLAAGDRGMDVLGLDVTWTQEFASANWILPWTGDARAEVERGTLAGPLESARYEDELFGAPKNTNVQLLWYRTDLVEQPPETWDDMIAQAQRLKEQGQPYQVLTMGAQYEGLVAFYNTLVASAGGQILNEDGTEAVFDEGAVRALEVLQRFATAGVTSASFTNALEDDVRLAFQSGNGAFQLNWPFVYPALQEGAPELADKVGWARYPGVDAGQPSRVTIGGVNLAVSRFSDHPDEAFEAALCIRDAENQKFSAINDGVPPTIESIYADPEMTEAYPMKDEILAELRDGATRPLTPAYQNVSTVLSVTLSPPSAIRPQETADELRRSVQDALESKGVLPG; encoded by the coding sequence GTGCTGCTGCCGCTCGCCGCGTGCGGCGGCGGCGACGGCGGTGTGCCGACCATAAACCTGTACTACCCGCCGGAGCAGAACCTGCAGACGGTGATCGACAACTGCAACGAGCAGGCGCAGGGACGCTACCGGATCGAATACCGGGTGCTGCCCCGTGGCGCCGACGACCAGCGGGTCCAGATGGTGCGCCGGCTCGCCGCCGGCGACCGGGGGATGGACGTGCTGGGGCTGGACGTGACCTGGACCCAGGAGTTCGCCAGCGCGAACTGGATCCTGCCGTGGACCGGCGACGCGCGGGCCGAGGTCGAGCGGGGCACGCTCGCCGGGCCGCTGGAGTCGGCCCGCTACGAGGACGAGTTGTTCGGGGCGCCGAAGAACACCAACGTGCAGCTGCTGTGGTATCGCACCGACCTGGTCGAGCAGCCGCCGGAGACCTGGGACGACATGATCGCGCAGGCGCAGCGGCTGAAGGAGCAGGGCCAGCCGTACCAGGTGCTGACCATGGGCGCCCAGTACGAGGGGCTGGTCGCCTTCTACAACACGCTGGTCGCCAGCGCCGGTGGGCAGATCCTCAACGAGGACGGCACCGAGGCGGTCTTCGACGAGGGCGCGGTGCGCGCCCTGGAGGTGCTCCAGCGGTTCGCGACCGCCGGGGTCACGAGCGCGTCGTTCACCAACGCCCTGGAGGACGACGTACGGCTGGCGTTCCAGTCCGGCAACGGCGCCTTCCAGCTCAACTGGCCGTTCGTCTACCCGGCGCTGCAGGAGGGGGCGCCGGAGCTGGCGGACAAGGTCGGCTGGGCGCGTTACCCGGGCGTCGACGCCGGCCAGCCGAGCCGGGTCACGATCGGCGGCGTCAACCTGGCGGTCAGCCGCTTCTCCGACCATCCCGACGAGGCGTTCGAGGCCGCGCTGTGCATCCGCGACGCCGAGAACCAGAAGTTCTCCGCGATCAACGACGGGGTGCCGCCGACGATCGAGAGCATCTACGCCGACCCGGAGATGACCGAGGCGTACCCGATGAAGGACGAGATCCTCGCCGAGTTGCGGGACGGGGCCACCCGGCCACTGACGCCGGCGTACCAGAACGTGTCGACGGTGCTGTCCGTGACGCTGTCCCCGCCGTCGGCCATCCGGCCGCAGGAGACCGCCGACGAACTGCGCCGGTCGGTGCAGGACGCGCTGGAATCCAAGGGGGTGCTGCCGGGATGA
- a CDS encoding DinB family protein — MTTKCDKCGYGYHEVKSPELANRIRAFGPLFRGVLVGVDPRIVHRRPAPDEYSAIENVLHVADVMRQQHNRIWLMLVHDEPEVVPVPGDDSLVNAAYQNFDLETALDGLTEASTALADAIEDLRDEEWSYTAVLHFPYRSVRNIDWVVRDAIHEGVHHLIDTRRSLTP, encoded by the coding sequence GTGACCACCAAGTGCGACAAGTGCGGGTACGGCTACCACGAGGTGAAGAGCCCCGAACTGGCCAACCGGATCCGCGCCTTCGGGCCGTTGTTCCGCGGCGTGCTGGTGGGCGTCGATCCGCGGATCGTGCACCGCCGGCCGGCGCCCGACGAGTACTCGGCGATCGAGAACGTCCTGCACGTCGCCGACGTCATGCGGCAGCAGCACAACCGGATCTGGCTGATGCTGGTCCACGACGAGCCGGAGGTGGTGCCGGTACCCGGCGACGACTCGCTGGTCAACGCCGCCTACCAGAACTTCGACCTGGAGACGGCGCTCGACGGGCTGACCGAGGCGTCGACGGCGCTGGCCGACGCGATCGAGGACCTGCGCGACGAGGAGTGGTCGTACACGGCGGTGCTGCACTTCCCGTACCGCAGTGTCCGCAACATCGACTGGGTGGTCCGCGACGCGATCCACGAGGGGGTGCACCACCTGATCGACACCCGGCGCTCGCTCACCCCGTGA
- a CDS encoding FAD-dependent oxidoreductase has translation MTDVVIVGAGVVGLTSALRLQQAGARVLVVTADEPADTVSRTAAAVWYPTHTDGSARMLERARRTFDEYAEQAARGVPGVVMRPTRMLLRTPAPAAPWWAPATRDFTVDRDVPAPYTGQWRFTVPGVEMGPYLEWLAGRVVDGGGRLVRRRLDRLDDVADLAPVVVNASGLGARTLAADPAVHPARGRIVVVANPGLHVSVRDEDDPAGITYVHPRSRDVVLGGTFEPDVHDTGPDDAASAGIVARCTALVPELAGAPVLARLVGLRPARHGGPRVEADPAGLTGGVRLVHNYGHGGAGMTLAWGCADEVAALVSRPDAAA, from the coding sequence ATGACTGACGTGGTGATCGTCGGAGCGGGCGTGGTCGGGCTGACCAGCGCGCTGCGACTGCAACAGGCCGGCGCGCGGGTGCTCGTGGTGACCGCGGACGAACCGGCGGACACGGTGTCGCGGACGGCCGCCGCGGTCTGGTACCCGACCCACACCGACGGCAGCGCACGCATGCTGGAGCGGGCCCGCCGGACCTTCGACGAGTACGCCGAGCAGGCGGCGCGGGGCGTACCCGGGGTGGTCATGCGACCGACCCGGATGCTGCTGCGCACGCCGGCCCCCGCCGCCCCGTGGTGGGCGCCGGCCACCCGGGACTTCACCGTCGACCGGGACGTGCCGGCGCCGTACACCGGGCAGTGGCGGTTCACGGTGCCGGGCGTCGAGATGGGGCCGTACCTGGAATGGCTCGCCGGGCGGGTGGTCGACGGTGGCGGAAGGCTGGTGCGCCGCCGGCTCGACCGGCTCGACGACGTCGCCGACCTCGCGCCGGTCGTGGTCAACGCGTCCGGGCTCGGGGCCCGGACGCTGGCCGCCGACCCGGCGGTGCACCCGGCGCGCGGCCGGATCGTGGTGGTCGCGAACCCCGGACTGCACGTGTCGGTACGCGACGAGGACGACCCGGCCGGGATCACGTACGTCCACCCGCGCAGCCGGGACGTGGTGCTCGGCGGCACGTTCGAGCCGGATGTCCACGACACCGGCCCGGACGACGCGGCCAGCGCCGGGATCGTGGCCCGCTGCACCGCCCTGGTGCCCGAACTCGCCGGAGCCCCGGTGCTCGCCCGGCTGGTCGGGCTACGCCCGGCCCGGCACGGCGGGCCACGGGTCGAGGCGGATCCGGCGGGACTGACCGGCGGGGTCCGGCTGGTGCACAACTACGGCCACGGCGGGGCCGGTATGACGCTGGCCTGGGGCTGTGCCGACGAGGTCGCGGCGCTGGTCAGCCGGCCGGACGCAGCAGCGTGA
- a CDS encoding amylo-alpha-1,6-glucosidase: MIPISFGPQVCGHLETGATREWLVPDGRGGYATGTVSGLRTRRYHGLLVVADDTCAGRRVGLVSLDPAVVFPSGAHVRLGAHEWASGDVDPRGFELLERFDLVDGLPRWRWRIGDVVIEREIAMTHGRSCVAVVHRLVAGGPVHLSLAAVCTWRDAHGERRADGPTPHVEPVAGGAIVESAFRLAGPDWEPEGQWWHGVHHRAEAARGLNPTEDLWYAGRFAGTLDRPGDTVQVLAWADDLGTEPPAADEVVAAARRRNQSVVAAAAPADDVDATLALAADAFVVTTPDGPDVVAGYPWFGAWSRDTMTAYEGLFLTSGRFDEGRDLLRAYAGRLSEGMLANTADTGRVEYNTADATLWFLHAVGRHVEVAGDPDLAAELLPALRTVVDTHLTGTRYGIRVDPTDGLLTQGAPGEALTWMDARVYGVPVTPRAGKPVEVNALWINGLATVRELADLVATDAGPAEAAHARALESYRRRFPSPSGWLHDVVDAPAPTYPLGGATHHDDDHLRPNQLLAWSLPHAPLTPDPRMVQAVGAALLTPLGLRSLAPGSPDYAGRHRGGPADRDGAYHQGTVWPWLIGPYADALRRAGLRIGESLIGIESHLPEFGLGSVSETADGQAPHTATGCPFQAWSVAEFRRARRS, encoded by the coding sequence TTGATTCCGATCAGTTTCGGTCCGCAGGTGTGCGGCCACCTGGAAACCGGCGCCACCCGCGAGTGGCTGGTTCCCGACGGCCGCGGCGGCTACGCCACGGGCACCGTCAGCGGGCTGCGCACCCGCCGCTACCACGGGCTGCTGGTCGTGGCCGACGACACCTGCGCCGGCCGCCGGGTCGGCCTGGTCAGCCTCGACCCCGCGGTGGTGTTCCCGTCCGGCGCCCACGTACGCCTCGGCGCCCACGAGTGGGCCTCCGGCGACGTCGACCCGCGCGGTTTCGAACTGCTCGAACGCTTCGACCTGGTCGACGGGCTGCCCCGCTGGCGCTGGCGAATCGGCGACGTGGTCATCGAACGCGAGATCGCGATGACGCACGGCCGGTCCTGCGTCGCCGTCGTACACCGGCTGGTCGCCGGCGGCCCGGTCCATCTCAGCCTCGCCGCGGTCTGCACCTGGCGCGACGCGCACGGCGAACGCCGCGCCGACGGGCCGACCCCGCACGTCGAGCCGGTCGCCGGCGGCGCGATCGTGGAGAGCGCGTTCCGGCTCGCCGGCCCGGACTGGGAGCCCGAGGGGCAGTGGTGGCACGGCGTCCACCACCGGGCGGAGGCGGCCCGCGGCCTCAACCCGACCGAGGACCTCTGGTACGCCGGCCGCTTCGCCGGCACCCTGGACCGCCCCGGCGACACGGTGCAGGTGCTGGCCTGGGCCGACGACCTCGGCACCGAACCGCCGGCGGCGGACGAGGTGGTCGCCGCCGCGCGCCGGCGCAACCAGTCGGTGGTGGCCGCCGCCGCACCCGCCGACGACGTCGACGCGACGCTCGCGCTGGCCGCCGACGCGTTCGTGGTCACCACCCCCGACGGCCCGGACGTGGTCGCCGGCTATCCGTGGTTCGGCGCCTGGTCGCGGGACACCATGACCGCGTACGAGGGGCTCTTCCTGACCTCCGGCCGGTTCGACGAGGGCCGCGACCTGCTGCGGGCGTACGCCGGCCGGCTCTCCGAGGGAATGCTCGCCAACACCGCCGACACCGGCCGGGTCGAGTACAACACCGCCGACGCCACGCTGTGGTTCCTGCACGCCGTCGGCCGGCACGTCGAGGTGGCCGGCGACCCGGACCTGGCCGCCGAACTGCTGCCCGCCCTGCGCACCGTCGTCGACACCCACCTGACCGGCACCCGCTACGGCATCCGGGTCGACCCGACCGACGGCCTGCTCACCCAGGGCGCTCCCGGCGAGGCGCTGACCTGGATGGACGCCCGCGTGTACGGCGTACCCGTCACCCCCCGCGCCGGCAAGCCGGTCGAGGTCAACGCCCTGTGGATCAACGGGCTGGCGACCGTGCGCGAACTGGCCGACCTGGTCGCCACCGACGCCGGACCGGCGGAGGCGGCGCACGCCCGGGCGCTGGAGTCGTACCGCCGGCGGTTCCCGTCGCCGTCCGGCTGGCTGCACGACGTCGTCGACGCGCCCGCACCGACCTATCCGCTGGGCGGGGCAACGCACCACGACGACGACCACCTGCGCCCCAACCAACTGCTCGCCTGGTCGCTGCCGCACGCGCCGCTGACCCCGGACCCGCGGATGGTGCAGGCCGTCGGCGCGGCCCTGCTCACCCCGCTCGGCCTGCGCAGCCTGGCCCCCGGTTCGCCCGACTACGCGGGGCGGCACCGGGGCGGGCCCGCCGACCGGGACGGCGCCTACCACCAGGGCACCGTCTGGCCGTGGCTGATCGGACCGTACGCCGACGCGCTGCGCCGGGCCGGCCTGCGGATCGGCGAGTCTTTGATTGGAATTGAGTCTCATTTGCCCGAATTTGGCCTAGGGTCTGTCAGTGAGACCGCGGACGGGCAAGCCCCGCACACCGCCACCGGCTGCCCCTTCCAGGCCTGGTCGGTAGCGGAGTTCAGGCGCGCCCGACGGAGCTGA
- a CDS encoding DsbA family protein: MDVTFHFDPACPWTWRTSRWLLSVAPERDLAVRWRPFSLALLNDEPPPEEFREMMAASTKALRLVEALQAAGRNDDAGRFYTALGTHTFESMNPLTDASVRAAAEAAGVGDAVGALDDASWDEAVRHSHRAAWEAAGPDIGSPVLTVDGVRRGVHGPIVGEVTDKAEALAIWDAVEPLLRTQTFFEVKRGRP; encoded by the coding sequence ATGGATGTGACGTTCCACTTCGATCCGGCCTGTCCCTGGACCTGGCGTACCTCCCGCTGGCTGCTCAGCGTCGCCCCCGAGCGTGATCTGGCCGTCCGCTGGCGGCCGTTCAGCCTCGCCCTGCTCAACGACGAACCGCCACCGGAAGAGTTCCGCGAGATGATGGCGGCCTCCACCAAGGCGCTGCGGCTGGTCGAGGCGTTGCAGGCCGCCGGGCGCAACGACGACGCCGGCCGGTTCTACACCGCGCTCGGCACCCACACCTTCGAGTCGATGAACCCGCTGACCGACGCCTCGGTACGCGCGGCCGCCGAGGCCGCCGGCGTCGGCGACGCCGTGGGCGCGCTCGACGACGCGTCCTGGGACGAGGCCGTACGGCACTCGCACCGCGCGGCGTGGGAGGCCGCCGGCCCCGACATCGGCTCCCCCGTGCTGACCGTCGACGGGGTCCGGCGCGGCGTGCACGGTCCGATCGTGGGCGAGGTGACCGACAAGGCCGAGGCGCTCGCGATCTGGGACGCCGTCGAGCCGCTGCTGCGTACCCAGACGTTCTTCGAGGTCAAGCGCGGGCGCCCGTAA
- a CDS encoding VOC family protein → MPDSWTLPVAVDLSTTAVSSAATFYARLLGWSVDGSGDAVVATVDGVTVATVRPTRTFHSGWSTVFGTADAAATRAGIVAAGGRVYGTDPAGMLRAADPAGATFAVATGRTPPPPGPGRPSWFEYMTTAPAAADDFYRAALGLSPVRPDGAPDDGFVLFTADGRPVAGRLTLPPELAATIPAGWMVYFGCADVDDSVTVAADLGAAVVVPPRDTPTGRLSTLVDPTGAVFTLLRPAG, encoded by the coding sequence GTGCCCGACTCCTGGACGCTTCCGGTCGCCGTCGACCTCTCCACCACCGCCGTGTCGTCGGCGGCGACGTTCTACGCCCGGCTGCTCGGCTGGTCGGTCGACGGCTCCGGTGACGCCGTCGTCGCCACCGTCGACGGGGTCACCGTGGCGACCGTACGCCCCACCCGCACCTTCCACTCCGGATGGTCGACGGTGTTCGGCACCGCCGACGCCGCCGCCACCCGCGCCGGCATCGTCGCCGCCGGTGGCCGGGTGTACGGAACGGATCCGGCCGGGATGCTGCGGGCCGCGGACCCGGCCGGCGCCACCTTCGCCGTGGCCACCGGGCGGACCCCGCCGCCGCCCGGTCCCGGCCGGCCGTCCTGGTTCGAGTACATGACCACCGCCCCGGCGGCGGCCGACGACTTCTACCGGGCGGCGCTCGGCCTGTCGCCGGTGCGGCCCGACGGCGCGCCCGACGACGGCTTCGTGCTGTTCACCGCCGACGGCCGGCCGGTCGCCGGCCGGCTCACGCTGCCGCCGGAACTCGCCGCGACGATCCCGGCCGGCTGGATGGTCTACTTCGGCTGCGCCGACGTCGACGACAGCGTCACCGTCGCCGCCGACCTCGGCGCCGCCGTGGTCGTGCCGCCCCGGGACACCCCGACCGGGCGGCTCAGCACGCTGGTCGACCCGACCGGCGCCGTCTTCACGCTGCTGCGTCCGGCCGGCTGA
- a CDS encoding carbohydrate ABC transporter permease: protein MKAPLSEGKKAERRLGWLLCAPAALVMVAVTAYPIFYSVWLSLQRFDLKFPDQREFIGLENYVTVLTNEFWWTAFGVTMLITVVTVAVELVLGMGLAIIMHRTIIGRGLVRTSALIPYGIVTVVAAFSWRYAWTPDTGYLANLFSDGAPLTERASALGIIMLAEIWKTTPFMALLLMAGLALVPDDLLKAASMDGASAWQRFTKVMLPVMKPAILVALLFRTLDAFRVFDNIYVLTAGANQTSSVSMLAYNNLMKGLNLGIGSTMSVLIFLTVAVIAFIFVKLFGTAAPGSSDEGRR, encoded by the coding sequence GTGAAGGCGCCGCTGAGCGAGGGCAAGAAGGCCGAGCGCCGGCTGGGGTGGCTGCTGTGCGCCCCGGCCGCGCTGGTGATGGTCGCCGTGACGGCGTACCCGATCTTCTACTCGGTCTGGCTGTCGCTGCAGCGGTTCGACCTGAAGTTCCCCGACCAGCGCGAGTTCATCGGGCTGGAGAACTACGTGACGGTGCTGACCAACGAGTTCTGGTGGACCGCGTTCGGGGTCACCATGCTGATCACGGTGGTCACCGTCGCGGTCGAGCTGGTGCTCGGCATGGGGCTGGCGATCATCATGCACCGCACGATCATCGGCCGCGGCCTGGTGCGGACCTCGGCCCTGATCCCGTACGGCATCGTCACGGTCGTGGCCGCGTTCTCCTGGCGGTACGCGTGGACGCCGGACACCGGATACCTGGCGAACCTGTTCAGTGACGGGGCGCCGCTGACCGAGCGGGCCAGCGCGCTGGGCATCATCATGCTGGCGGAGATCTGGAAGACCACGCCGTTCATGGCCCTGCTGCTGATGGCCGGGCTGGCGCTGGTCCCCGACGACCTGCTCAAGGCGGCGTCGATGGACGGGGCCAGCGCCTGGCAGCGGTTCACCAAGGTGATGCTGCCGGTGATGAAGCCGGCGATCCTGGTCGCGCTGCTGTTCCGGACCCTGGACGCGTTCCGGGTCTTCGACAACATCTACGTGCTGACCGCCGGGGCCAACCAGACCTCGTCGGTGTCGATGCTCGCCTACAACAACCTGATGAAGGGCCTCAACCTCGGCATCGGGTCGACGATGTCGGTGCTGATCTTCCTGACCGTGGCGGTCATCGCCTTCATCTTCGTGAAGCTGTTCGGCACCGCTGCCCCGGGCAGCTCCGACGAGGGGAGGCGCTGA
- a CDS encoding glycosyltransferase family 4 protein has product MSPNAEVFDLRSPQRQRVLMLSWEYPPVVVGGLGRHVHALSVALAAAGHEVTVVTRHAPGAPLEEYADGVRIVRAPEDPPLFPLATPSLLAWTMAFNHTLTRAALRAAESGEYDVIHAHDWLVTHTAVTLKEHLDLPLVATIHATEAGRHQGWLPDEMNKCIHSVEWWLGHEAGRVLVCSEYMKWEVTRLLEMPASRVEVIPNGVDDRAWRARPRAVAAARARFAGDGPLLGFAGRLVYEKGVQHLVNAVPELAGRHPGLRVVIAGDGPYRPELQDETRRLGLDDTISFAGFMNETQLPAVLAATDATVIPSLYEPFGMIALEAAAAGAPLAVAATGGLAEIVEPGVTGVTFPHSDPGALAGAVDSLLGDAAFARRVARQARSMVSERYGWSTIAARTAAAYASAQRDNDSFTARQAAAQLAGGRPRVVVPEGNLLTL; this is encoded by the coding sequence ATGTCACCGAATGCCGAAGTGTTCGACCTCAGGAGTCCACAGCGCCAGCGGGTGCTGATGCTGTCCTGGGAGTATCCGCCGGTCGTGGTCGGCGGCCTCGGCCGGCACGTGCACGCCCTCTCCGTCGCCCTGGCCGCCGCCGGCCACGAGGTCACCGTCGTCACCCGGCACGCCCCCGGCGCACCGCTCGAGGAGTACGCCGACGGCGTACGCATCGTCCGCGCCCCCGAGGACCCGCCCCTGTTCCCGCTGGCCACCCCGTCCCTGCTGGCCTGGACCATGGCGTTCAACCACACCCTGACCCGGGCCGCGCTGCGCGCCGCCGAGTCCGGCGAATACGACGTCATCCACGCCCACGACTGGCTCGTCACCCACACCGCCGTCACCCTCAAGGAACACCTCGACCTGCCCCTGGTCGCCACCATCCACGCCACCGAGGCCGGCCGGCACCAGGGCTGGCTCCCCGACGAGATGAACAAGTGCATCCACTCCGTCGAATGGTGGCTCGGCCACGAGGCCGGCCGGGTCCTGGTCTGCTCCGAATACATGAAGTGGGAGGTGACCCGCCTGCTGGAGATGCCCGCCAGCCGCGTCGAGGTCATCCCCAACGGCGTCGACGACCGTGCCTGGCGGGCCCGGCCCCGCGCCGTCGCCGCCGCCCGCGCCCGGTTCGCCGGCGACGGCCCGCTGCTCGGCTTCGCCGGCCGCCTCGTCTACGAGAAGGGCGTCCAGCACCTCGTCAACGCCGTACCCGAACTCGCCGGCCGGCACCCCGGCCTGCGCGTCGTGATCGCCGGCGACGGGCCGTACCGGCCCGAACTGCAGGACGAGACCCGCAGGCTCGGCCTCGACGACACCATCAGCTTCGCCGGCTTCATGAACGAGACCCAACTGCCGGCCGTCCTCGCCGCCACCGACGCCACCGTCATCCCCAGCCTCTACGAGCCGTTCGGCATGATCGCCCTGGAGGCCGCCGCGGCCGGCGCCCCGCTCGCCGTCGCCGCCACCGGCGGACTCGCCGAGATCGTCGAACCCGGCGTCACCGGCGTCACCTTCCCGCACAGCGACCCCGGCGCGCTGGCCGGCGCCGTCGACAGCCTGCTCGGCGACGCGGCGTTCGCCCGCCGGGTCGCCCGTCAGGCCCGGTCGATGGTCAGCGAACGGTACGGCTGGTCGACCATCGCCGCCCGCACCGCCGCCGCGTACGCGTCCGCCCAACGCGACAACGACTCGTTCACGGCGCGGCAGGCGGCGGCGCAGCTCGCCGGCGGCCGCCCCCGCGTGGTGGTCCCGGAAGGCAACCTCCTGACCCTCTGA
- a CDS encoding SET domain-containing protein: MWPKPDIECWLNPAAEVRSSPIAGQGLFARADIPTGAAVSRIGGRLVTEPELHRLLDAVRAAGQGYVDTITVTDGSHLVLPPGQPNGKGNHSCDPNLWWAAPYTLVARRDIAAGEELTNDYATSAGTDDFTMACRCGASVCRDIVTGRDWRRPELRQRYGDHWVPGLLRRIRRESSSP; this comes from the coding sequence ATGTGGCCGAAGCCCGACATCGAATGCTGGCTGAATCCCGCGGCGGAGGTTCGTTCCTCGCCGATCGCCGGACAGGGACTCTTCGCGCGAGCCGATATCCCGACCGGTGCGGCGGTTTCCCGAATCGGCGGGCGCCTGGTGACAGAGCCTGAACTGCACCGGCTGCTCGATGCCGTCCGGGCCGCCGGGCAGGGTTATGTCGACACCATCACGGTGACCGACGGCTCGCATCTGGTGCTACCTCCCGGGCAGCCCAATGGCAAGGGCAACCACAGTTGTGACCCGAATCTGTGGTGGGCCGCGCCGTACACGCTCGTCGCCCGCCGCGACATTGCGGCTGGCGAGGAACTCACCAATGACTACGCGACCAGCGCCGGTACGGACGATTTCACCATGGCGTGCCGCTGCGGCGCGAGCGTGTGCCGCGACATCGTCACCGGCCGCGATTGGCGAAGGCCGGAACTGCGCCAGCGGTACGGTGACCACTGGGTGCCGGGTCTCCTGCGTCGGATTCGACGGGAATCCTCGTCCCCCTGA
- a CDS encoding PAS domain-containing protein, with protein sequence MPAALPPGVPDAVLQVMGGALLTTCDGVVNWCNEAAVRLGQSIGTDLRTLPLSTVTPDGPARELRCPVPDGKPHHLRVTCRQLPPREGVGPELLYEVADVTAVRADRARADNYEWRLKHIEQLSKVGTWEWDLATGEVIWSPTLLSMFGLPAGSTLDYPAYRAMLYPDDVAMIESTLEAALENPAPSATPTACTWPTAGRCASSSATARSSPTPPGPPPGYSAPPTTSPRFTGSRTSWPTSPTTTR encoded by the coding sequence GTGCCAGCAGCGCTGCCGCCGGGTGTTCCGGACGCGGTGCTCCAGGTCATGGGCGGCGCCCTCCTGACGACCTGCGACGGCGTGGTCAACTGGTGCAACGAGGCGGCCGTCCGGCTCGGCCAGTCGATCGGCACCGACCTGCGTACCCTGCCGCTGTCGACGGTGACCCCCGACGGGCCGGCGCGGGAACTGCGCTGCCCGGTCCCCGACGGCAAGCCCCATCACCTGCGGGTCACCTGCCGGCAGCTGCCGCCCCGCGAGGGCGTCGGTCCCGAACTTCTCTACGAGGTCGCCGACGTCACGGCCGTACGCGCCGACCGGGCCCGGGCCGACAACTACGAGTGGCGGCTGAAGCACATCGAACAGCTCTCGAAGGTCGGCACCTGGGAATGGGACCTGGCGACCGGAGAGGTCATCTGGTCGCCGACCCTGCTCTCGATGTTCGGCCTGCCGGCCGGTTCCACCCTCGACTATCCGGCCTACCGGGCGATGCTCTACCCCGACGACGTCGCCATGATCGAGTCGACGCTGGAAGCGGCGCTGGAGAACCCCGCCCCTTCAGCTACACCCACCGCATGTACCTGGCCGACGGCCGGACGCTGCGCATCTTCGAGTGCTACGGCGAGGTCTTCACCGACCCCGCCGGGGCCCCCGCCCGGGTACTCGGCACCGCCCACGACGTCACCGAGGTTCACCGGGTCCAGGACGAGCTGGCCTACCTCGCCGACCACGACCCGCTGA
- a CDS encoding bifunctional diguanylate cyclase/phosphodiesterase, with the protein MSAMAAPGRAGGTLLLIDVDNFKDINDLRGHGVGDEVMRLLARLLTSHLPAGAVVGRLGGDEFAVLLDGYDPAQAMAVASRLCDLAARTPFAVRGEPLRVTLSIGAAPLAAGHDHDLLLAHADLALYQAKDEGRNRARLFAPEQHRQAAQRVGVVSRVRRALDTGRLELDAQPIIDLSDLGVYSYELLVRVRDGHLPELEPADFLPALERGDMVCELDRWVVETAIRALARATAAGVALRFDVNISSRSLEDPSFGDWVVRGLRSAGVPATRLGLEITETTAIANLHDARRLASTITSAGCGFSLDDFGAGYGSFVYLKHLPFTTVKIAGEFVRQADHGGPDPILVDAVVRAAHGLGMYTVAEHIDRPELVGVLKMLGVDRGRASTSAGRSASTT; encoded by the coding sequence ATGAGCGCCATGGCCGCACCGGGCCGGGCCGGCGGCACCCTGCTACTCATCGACGTCGACAACTTCAAGGACATCAACGACCTGCGCGGCCACGGCGTCGGCGACGAGGTCATGCGGCTCCTGGCCCGGCTGCTGACCAGCCATCTGCCGGCCGGTGCCGTCGTCGGCCGGCTCGGCGGCGACGAGTTCGCCGTACTCCTCGACGGCTACGACCCCGCCCAGGCGATGGCGGTCGCGAGCCGGCTGTGCGACCTGGCCGCCCGCACCCCGTTCGCCGTACGCGGCGAGCCGCTGCGGGTGACCCTGTCGATCGGCGCCGCCCCGCTGGCCGCCGGCCACGACCACGACCTGCTGCTCGCGCACGCCGACCTGGCCCTCTACCAGGCCAAGGACGAGGGCCGCAACCGGGCCCGGCTCTTCGCCCCGGAGCAGCACCGCCAGGCCGCCCAGCGGGTCGGCGTGGTCTCCCGGGTCCGCCGGGCCCTGGACACCGGCCGGCTCGAACTCGACGCCCAGCCGATCATCGACCTGTCCGACCTCGGCGTGTACAGCTACGAACTGCTGGTCCGGGTCCGCGACGGCCACCTGCCCGAACTGGAACCCGCCGACTTCCTGCCCGCCCTCGAACGCGGTGACATGGTCTGCGAACTCGACCGCTGGGTCGTCGAGACGGCGATCCGGGCGCTGGCCCGGGCCACCGCCGCCGGCGTCGCCCTGCGCTTCGACGTCAACATCTCCAGCCGCTCCCTGGAGGACCCGTCGTTCGGCGACTGGGTGGTCCGCGGACTGCGCTCGGCCGGGGTGCCGGCGACCCGGCTCGGCCTGGAGATCACCGAGACGACGGCGATCGCCAACCTGCACGACGCCCGCCGGCTCGCCTCGACGATCACCTCCGCCGGCTGCGGGTTCAGCCTCGACGACTTCGGCGCCGGCTACGGCTCGTTCGTCTACCTCAAGCACCTGCCGTTCACGACGGTGAAGATCGCCGGTGAGTTCGTCCGGCAGGCCGACCACGGCGGCCCCGACCCGATCCTCGTCGACGCCGTCGTACGGGCCGCCCACGGGCTCGGCATGTACACCGTCGCCGAGCACATCGACCGCCCGGAACTGGTCGGTGTGCTCAAGATGCTCGGCGTCGACCGGGGCAGGGCTTCCACCTCGGCCGGCCGCAGCGCCTCGACGACCTGA